A region from the Corylus avellana chromosome ca7, CavTom2PMs-1.0 genome encodes:
- the LOC132187569 gene encoding protein LURP-one-related 12-like, producing the protein MKQGFVVEAGFVFQEETHLTVLKTSLFFANDGFTVYDCKGDLVFRVDSYGPETRDRGEIVLMDANGRCLLTVRRKRPSLHHRWEGFIGERIDGHQKPIFSVRRSSMIGRSSVSVEVYSDPGEEYQIEGHFSQRCCTILNAGKESVAEIRRKVDASTHVLLGKDVFSLCVKPGFDGAFAMGLVLVLDQINGDDYFTEGAQVEPVTDD; encoded by the exons ATGAAACAAGGCTTTGTTGTGGAAGCTGGGTTCGTATTCCAAGAAGAGACTCATCTCACCGTCCTCAAGACCTCTCTTTTCTTCGCCAATGATGGCTTCACCGTCTATGATTGCAAGGGCGACTTGGTCTTCCGAGTCGACTCGTACGGGCCCGAAACCCGTGACAGGGGCGAAATCGTTCTCATGGACGCGAACGGAAGGTGTCTCCTCACTGTCCGCCGGAAG AGGCCGAGTCTCCACCACCGGTGGGAGGGCTTTATAGGGGAGAGAATCGACGGGCACCAGAAACCGATCTTCAGCGTGCGGAGATCCTCGATGATCGGACGGTCGAGCGTGAGCGTGGAGGTGTATAGCGACCCAGGGGAGGAGTACCAGATCGAGGGACACTTTTCGCAACGCTGTTGCACGATCTTGAATGCGGGGAAGGAATCAGTGGCTGAGATCCGACGCAAAGTGGATGCTTCCACCCACGTGCTGCTAGGGAAGGACGTTTTCTCCCTTTGCGTTAAGCCTGGCTTTGATGGGGCTTTTGCCATGGGATTGGTGCTCGTTCTTGATCAGATCAACGGTGATGATTATTTCACCGAGGGAGCTCAGGTGGAGCCCGTCACAGATGATTAG